A single Oncorhynchus mykiss isolate Arlee chromosome 24, USDA_OmykA_1.1, whole genome shotgun sequence DNA region contains:
- the LOC110503795 gene encoding protein phosphatase 1L isoform X3 — translation MLDKLSAVYNEAGTTCLVALLSDKELTVANVGDSRGVLCDKDGNAIALSHDHKPYQLKERKRIKKAGGFISFNGSWRVQGILAMSRSLGDYPLKNLNVVIPDPDIMTFDLDKLQPEFMILASDGLWDAFSNEEAIRFIKERLDEPHFGAKSIVLQSFYRGCPDNITVMVVKFKGAGGKATEQ, via the exons ATGTTGGACAAGCTGTCAGCCGTCTACAACGAAGCAG GTACCACATGTCTggtggccctgctgtctgataaaGAGTTGACGGTGGCGAACGTTGGCGACTCGCGCGGAGTCCTCTGTGACAAAGACGGCAACGCCATCGCCCTGTCACATGATCACAAGCCCTACCAGCTCAAAGAACGCAAGAGGATCAAGAAAGCTG gTGGCTTCATCAGTTTCAACGGTTCGTGGCGTGTTCAGGGCATCCTGGCCATGTCTCGCTCGCTGGGCGACTACCCTCTGAAGAACCTGAATGTGGTCATCCCTGACCCTGACATCATGACCTTTGACCTAGATAAGCTGCAGCCAGAGTTTATGATCCTGGCATCAGACGGGCTGTGGGATGCGTTCAGCAACGAGGAGGCCATACGCTTCATCAAAGAGCGCCTCGACGAACCCCACTTTGGCGCCAAGAGCATCGTCCTGCAGTCTTTCTACCGTGGGTGCCCAGACAACATAACTGTCATGGTGGTCAAGTTTAAAGGTGCCGGTGGCAAGGCCACAGAGCAGTAG
- the LOC110503795 gene encoding protein phosphatase 1L isoform X2 has translation MELREETHWQILSDKAAADFAKAHLSEALRQQLLSYDREKEKEKDEKEHSDGLSYPSILEQQILALDRDMLDKLSAVYNEAGTTCLVALLSDKELTVANVGDSRGVLCDKDGNAIALSHDHKPYQLKERKRIKKAGGFISFNGSWRVQGILAMSRSLGDYPLKNLNVVIPDPDIMTFDLDKLQPEFMILASDGLWDAFSNEEAIRFIKERLDEPHFGAKSIVLQSFYRGCPDNITVMVVKFKGAGGKATEQ, from the exons gCGGCGGCTGACTTCGCCAAGGCCCATCTGTCTGAGGCGTTGCGTCAGCAGCTCCTGAGCTACGAccgagagaaggagaaagagaaggatgaAAAGGAGCACAGCGATGGTCTGTCCTATCCCTCCATTCTGGAGCAGCAGATCCTGGCTCTGGACAGGGACATGTTGGACAAGCTGTCAGCCGTCTACAACGAAGCAG GTACCACATGTCTggtggccctgctgtctgataaaGAGTTGACGGTGGCGAACGTTGGCGACTCGCGCGGAGTCCTCTGTGACAAAGACGGCAACGCCATCGCCCTGTCACATGATCACAAGCCCTACCAGCTCAAAGAACGCAAGAGGATCAAGAAAGCTG gTGGCTTCATCAGTTTCAACGGTTCGTGGCGTGTTCAGGGCATCCTGGCCATGTCTCGCTCGCTGGGCGACTACCCTCTGAAGAACCTGAATGTGGTCATCCCTGACCCTGACATCATGACCTTTGACCTAGATAAGCTGCAGCCAGAGTTTATGATCCTGGCATCAGACGGGCTGTGGGATGCGTTCAGCAACGAGGAGGCCATACGCTTCATCAAAGAGCGCCTCGACGAACCCCACTTTGGCGCCAAGAGCATCGTCCTGCAGTCTTTCTACCGTGGGTGCCCAGACAACATAACTGTCATGGTGGTCAAGTTTAAAGGTGCCGGTGGCAAGGCCACAGAGCAGTAG